One window of Mesorhizobium loti R88b genomic DNA carries:
- a CDS encoding TIGR02281 family clan AA aspartic protease, whose product MSSRLFWIVMVVIGVAAILLMLNDSAGSTLGIENYDFGRLVWLGAFGALIGAGLLRSAPLGVMARNLGAWAAIVLALIAGYQYRYELQDVASRVTAGLVPGSPLALGVEDGHATVTLDKADNGHFEARILVNGNPVQAVVDTGATSTVLTSEDAQAAGFNPAALNYTIPVSTANGMARAAAVKTDAVAIGGIVRKDMSVMVAAPGMLSQSLLGMNFIGSLSGFDVRGDRMILRD is encoded by the coding sequence ATGAGCAGCCGGCTGTTCTGGATTGTGATGGTGGTGATCGGCGTGGCAGCAATCTTGCTCATGCTCAACGATTCCGCCGGCAGCACGCTTGGCATCGAGAATTACGATTTTGGCCGGCTGGTCTGGCTTGGCGCGTTCGGCGCCCTCATCGGCGCCGGCCTGTTGCGGTCAGCTCCGTTGGGTGTGATGGCCCGCAACCTCGGCGCTTGGGCCGCAATCGTGCTGGCGCTGATCGCCGGCTACCAGTATCGCTACGAGCTGCAGGACGTCGCCAGCCGGGTGACCGCGGGCCTGGTGCCCGGCAGTCCGCTGGCGCTTGGCGTCGAAGACGGCCACGCCACCGTGACCCTGGACAAGGCCGACAATGGCCATTTCGAAGCGCGCATCCTGGTCAACGGCAATCCGGTACAAGCCGTTGTCGACACCGGCGCGACCAGCACCGTGCTGACGTCGGAAGACGCGCAGGCAGCCGGGTTCAACCCAGCCGCGCTCAACTACACCATACCGGTCTCCACGGCCAACGGCATGGCACGTGCCGCAGCGGTCAAAACGGACGCGGTGGCGATCGGCGGTATCGTGCGCAAGGACATGTCGGTGATGGTTGCCGCGCCGGGCATGCTGAGCCAAAGCCTGCTTGGCATGAATTTC
- a CDS encoding DUF1289 domain-containing protein, whose amino-acid sequence MTAIESPCILVCSIDMKTGFCFGCGRTREEIGAWMGMTPETRRNVMAELPARLETVERRPRRETRRTRMARERDAL is encoded by the coding sequence ATGACGGCCATCGAATCCCCATGCATCCTGGTCTGTTCGATCGACATGAAAACCGGCTTCTGCTTCGGTTGCGGCCGCACGCGCGAGGAAATCGGCGCCTGGATGGGAATGACGCCGGAAACACGCCGCAATGTCATGGCTGAATTGCCAGCCCGGCTGGAGACGGTCGAACGCCGGCCGCGCCGGGAAACGCGCCGCACGCGCATGGCGCGCGAACGCGACGCACTCTAA
- a CDS encoding nicotinate-nucleotide--dimethylbenzimidazole phosphoribosyltransferase → MTSALPFDDFRNLLANLPPADTAAEARVRSLFAKADKPEHSLGRIEDMAAWLAAWSGRAPPAVTRPLMAVFAGNHGVTRHGISPRPVAATANAVELCAAGGAAINQICIANDLGLKVFDLALHIPTGDITEDAALDERGCAATMAFGMEAIAGGTDLLCLGDLGVGNSTVAAALLAALFGGRGADWVGPGSGADAAMQARKAEVVDAALAFHRGHLEDPLEALRRVGGREFAAIAGAILAARMQKIPVLLDGFAAIAAAAVLYAANPASLEHCFLASLSPEPAHAKAAELLALRPLLDLGISHGEGAGAALAAGLVKAAALTSSGMAAAVRG, encoded by the coding sequence ATGACCAGCGCGCTGCCTTTCGATGATTTTCGCAACCTGCTGGCCAATTTGCCGCCGGCCGACACGGCAGCCGAGGCGCGGGTGCGCTCGCTGTTTGCCAAGGCCGACAAGCCTGAGCATTCGCTTGGCCGCATCGAGGACATGGCGGCCTGGCTGGCCGCCTGGAGCGGACGTGCTCCACCCGCCGTGACAAGACCGCTAATGGCGGTCTTTGCCGGCAATCACGGCGTGACCCGTCACGGCATTTCGCCGCGACCGGTGGCGGCAACCGCCAACGCGGTCGAGCTGTGCGCGGCCGGCGGTGCTGCGATCAACCAGATCTGCATCGCCAATGATCTCGGGCTGAAAGTGTTCGATCTTGCCCTGCATATCCCGACCGGCGACATCACCGAGGATGCCGCGCTCGATGAGCGCGGGTGCGCGGCCACCATGGCCTTCGGCATGGAAGCGATTGCCGGCGGAACCGACCTGCTGTGCCTCGGCGATCTCGGCGTCGGCAATTCCACCGTCGCCGCCGCGCTGCTCGCCGCGCTGTTTGGGGGCAGAGGTGCCGATTGGGTCGGCCCGGGATCCGGCGCGGACGCCGCGATGCAGGCCCGCAAGGCGGAAGTGGTCGACGCGGCGCTGGCCTTTCACCGTGGCCATCTCGAAGACCCGCTGGAAGCGCTGCGCCGGGTCGGCGGCCGCGAGTTCGCGGCGATAGCCGGCGCCATCCTCGCCGCGCGGATGCAAAAGATTCCCGTGCTGCTCGACGGCTTTGCGGCAATTGCTGCCGCGGCAGTGCTTTATGCCGCTAATCCCGCATCGCTAGAGCATTGTTTTCTCGCCAGCCTGTCGCCGGAGCCGGCGCATGCAAAGGCCGCCGAGCTGCTAGCTTTGCGTCCGTTGCTCGATCTCGGCATAAGCCATGGCGAAGGGGCAGGGGCTGCTCTGGCGGCAGGCCTGGTCAAGGCAGCCGCGCTGACCAGTTCAGGCATGGCGGCAGCTGTTCGAGGTTA